Proteins from a genomic interval of Lacticaseibacillus pabuli:
- a CDS encoding DUF3284 domain-containing protein — protein MRIELTLAVPAEYFFNSLVESALYDIETCTGQQLSVPRLKSYHYRKMMPNGRLAHYHITACSQDKHYSYEMRSGNRIWTVDYTLVDDGSGSRLVYKEDMHSRSQRSQSNDRVAGWVFGWMRKRRFKKMAHAIEAEYAKQLRAANLN, from the coding sequence ATGCGCATTGAATTGACACTGGCGGTTCCGGCAGAATATTTCTTCAATAGTCTCGTCGAATCCGCGTTGTACGACATCGAAACGTGCACGGGGCAACAGCTATCCGTGCCGCGTCTCAAGTCATACCATTATCGCAAAATGATGCCAAATGGACGGCTGGCGCATTACCACATCACGGCCTGCAGTCAGGACAAACACTACAGCTATGAGATGCGTAGTGGCAACCGGATTTGGACCGTCGACTATACCCTAGTTGACGACGGTAGCGGCAGCCGGCTAGTCTACAAAGAAGACATGCACAGTCGCTCGCAGCGGAGCCAGTCCAACGACCGCGTCGCCGGCTGGGTGTTTGGCTGGATGCGCAAACGCCGGTTCAAGAAGATGGCGCACGCAATCGAAGCGGAGTACGCGAAACAGTTGCGCGCCGCTAACCTGAATTAG
- a CDS encoding serine hydrolase domain-containing protein, whose translation MAGKNSADQNPNLKRALWQFGSVVLALAAFVIIGLFMRRNGAPQRPLPSIAAKTDSVAAERKRLTARLDDMRFSGTVLIVQGGRPHLAVSRGYADYPTRRKNTLRTAYEIDSLQKSLTAVLVMREVDRGRLSLTDHLSKFYPAVPGSQDITLRDMLDMKSGLSVKKFPLPKDATDKQVVQEYIHRLTYTRAMRGHWWYQPVNYNLLSGIIAQVTKMPYADELEHHVIKPLRLQHTHFAYLPDAEDATGYGWNAEQHQPNYTAPYHTTAIQKHFELGTGQLYMTPLDLYAAESAVVNGKLLGTYDSDILHRPGTPSHYGGGLYNGPQFMYGNGYGYGFSIFMRISKNGRDAVIVMSNTDDGTGQNKKLAAQLTQQYVN comes from the coding sequence ATGGCAGGTAAAAACTCAGCGGATCAGAACCCAAATCTAAAACGCGCATTATGGCAATTTGGCAGTGTCGTATTGGCTTTAGCAGCCTTCGTTATCATCGGCCTCTTCATGCGGCGTAATGGCGCCCCACAGCGTCCACTGCCGTCCATCGCCGCCAAAACCGACTCGGTCGCGGCTGAACGCAAGCGACTCACCGCAAGGCTGGATGACATGCGCTTCAGCGGTACCGTTCTGATTGTTCAGGGCGGCCGGCCGCATCTCGCCGTGTCGCGCGGCTATGCGGATTACCCCACGCGCCGCAAGAACACGCTGAGGACAGCCTACGAAATCGACTCCCTGCAAAAATCACTGACCGCCGTGCTGGTGATGCGTGAAGTCGACCGCGGCCGGCTGAGCCTGACAGATCACCTGTCGAAATTTTATCCCGCCGTTCCGGGATCACAGGACATCACCTTGCGCGACATGCTGGATATGAAGTCCGGCCTGAGCGTCAAGAAATTTCCACTCCCCAAGGACGCGACGGATAAACAAGTCGTGCAGGAATACATTCACCGCCTCACCTATACGCGTGCGATGCGCGGTCACTGGTGGTACCAGCCGGTGAACTACAACCTGCTGAGCGGCATTATCGCGCAGGTGACCAAGATGCCTTACGCCGATGAACTGGAACACCACGTCATCAAGCCGCTGCGCTTGCAACACACCCACTTCGCCTACCTGCCCGACGCAGAGGACGCGACGGGCTATGGTTGGAATGCTGAGCAACATCAGCCTAACTACACAGCGCCTTACCATACAACCGCGATTCAAAAGCACTTTGAGCTCGGCACCGGTCAGCTCTATATGACGCCGCTGGATCTGTATGCCGCCGAGTCAGCAGTGGTGAACGGCAAATTGCTAGGCACCTACGATTCAGATATTTTGCATCGACCTGGCACCCCGAGTCATTACGGTGGCGGGCTCTACAACGGCCCGCAGTTCATGTATGGCAATGGCTATGGCTACGGCTTTAGCATCTTCATGCGTATTAGTAAGAACGGCCGCGATGCCGTCATCGTCATGTCGAACACCGACGATGGCACGGGTCAAAACAAGAAGCTCGCGGCACAGCTCACGCAGCAATACGTGAACTAG
- the dltD gene encoding D-alanyl-lipoteichoic acid biosynthesis protein DltD, whose translation MKRKLWHIFGPVACACVLVFAGLLLPLPLDKPSDAEVNRAATSLNQDVLLGQQMKGAAAARGYVPFIGSSELSRMDPFHPSVLAQKYHRGYKTLLLGGPGTQSLTQFVDNQNVYNKLKNKKAVVVISPQWFTKMGQRPDAFAYYYSPLELSGWLLAKRGGVADRYAARRILQMNNTTGLIHQCLLNVAAGQKLSTNQRFFLRLQHQLLRNEDRIFSRFNRTNNIKRIDDAAKKLPNTATDAQLDTLANKMGTQASRGNDFGIADNFFDKRLRGKRLTRLQGSQANFDYRRSPEYGDMELLLHEFAKNHTQVQFIIPPVNARWADFTGLPESMMYQTVAKIEQQLRAQNFTNILNMVPDGAKKNYMTDTIHLGWRGWVDVDKTVRPFLENQQPTPKYHLSNYYFSKKWQNKVVGAN comes from the coding sequence ATGAAACGAAAACTTTGGCACATCTTTGGCCCCGTCGCCTGTGCATGCGTCCTAGTTTTCGCCGGTCTGCTGCTGCCACTGCCCCTGGACAAGCCCTCTGATGCGGAGGTGAATCGCGCCGCCACATCACTCAATCAGGACGTCCTCCTTGGTCAGCAAATGAAGGGTGCCGCCGCCGCTCGCGGCTACGTGCCATTCATCGGCTCCTCAGAACTGTCCCGGATGGACCCCTTCCACCCCAGTGTGCTCGCGCAGAAATACCACCGCGGGTACAAAACACTGCTATTGGGCGGACCCGGGACGCAGTCGCTGACGCAGTTCGTCGACAACCAGAACGTCTACAACAAACTCAAGAACAAGAAGGCAGTCGTCGTCATCTCGCCGCAGTGGTTCACCAAGATGGGCCAGCGCCCCGACGCCTTTGCCTACTACTACTCCCCACTCGAGCTGAGTGGCTGGCTACTGGCCAAGCGCGGCGGTGTTGCCGACCGTTACGCGGCCCGGCGCATCCTGCAGATGAACAACACGACCGGCCTGATTCACCAGTGCTTACTGAACGTGGCGGCTGGCCAGAAGTTGAGCACCAACCAGCGTTTCTTCCTGCGCCTGCAGCACCAGTTGCTCCGAAACGAGGACCGCATCTTCAGCCGCTTTAACCGCACCAACAACATCAAGCGGATTGACGATGCTGCCAAGAAATTACCAAACACGGCAACTGACGCGCAGCTAGACACTTTAGCCAACAAAATGGGCACCCAGGCTAGTCGCGGCAACGACTTTGGAATTGCCGACAACTTCTTCGACAAGCGGTTGCGGGGCAAACGGCTGACTCGTCTCCAAGGCAGTCAGGCCAACTTCGACTACCGGCGTTCACCCGAATACGGTGATATGGAACTCCTGCTCCATGAATTTGCCAAAAATCACACCCAGGTTCAGTTTATTATTCCACCCGTAAACGCACGGTGGGCCGATTTCACTGGTTTACCAGAATCCATGATGTACCAGACGGTCGCCAAGATTGAGCAGCAATTGCGGGCACAGAATTTCACCAACATACTCAACATGGTCCCCGACGGTGCAAAGAAGAATTACATGACGGATACTATTCACCTTGGCTGGCGAGGCTGGGTCGACGTCGATAAGACGGTTCGTCCATTCCTCGAAAATCAGCAGCCAACACCCAAGTACCACTTAAGCAATTACTACTTCAGCAAAAAGTGGCAGAATAAGGTCGTGGGGGCAAACTAA
- the dltC gene encoding D-alanine--poly(phosphoribitol) ligase subunit DltC, protein MDDTKKTVLAILNDLTGEDLSDKLDDDLFATALMDSMDTVQMVLELEEQLGVQIPVSEFDRSQWATPNMITARVEELK, encoded by the coding sequence ATGGATGACACAAAAAAGACTGTATTAGCAATTTTGAATGACCTCACAGGTGAAGACTTGAGCGATAAACTAGACGACGACTTGTTCGCCACCGCCCTGATGGACTCGATGGACACCGTGCAGATGGTGCTAGAGCTGGAGGAACAGCTGGGGGTGCAAATTCCCGTCTCCGAGTTCGACCGCAGCCAGTGGGCGACCCCAAACATGATCACAGCACGCGTCGAGGAGCTTAAATAA
- the dltB gene encoding D-alanyl-lipoteichoic acid biosynthesis protein DltB: MPSLQPYVNPRYFVILLVCLIPLIVGLLRGRRHRNYETLVSLVFIVLMFAGDKWHEGVALVVYVIWQLALVTGYAHYRKNNNAYWVYLTSLLAVILPLAIVKITPVFSVHPSILGFLGISYLSFKAIQTLMELRDGTIKAIDPLYFLRFLLFLPTISSGPIDRYRRFAKDYNNVPTQDEYLEMLRKGVRYLFQGFLYKFIIGYYLGTVWMPRVAHVALMQRSASGGTGITLALVAYMYIYSLYLFFDFAGYSLFAVAISQFMGINTPMNFNQPFKSKNIKDFWNRWHMSLSFWFRDFVFMRVTFFIMKHRWFKNRVRIAQTAYLINFLVMGFWHGVTWYYIVYGLFHACAIIINDMWLRWKKGKNLPSNRWANALAIFVTFNVVCFSFLIFSGFLNTMWFTHAIR, from the coding sequence ATGCCTAGCTTGCAGCCCTACGTTAACCCGCGCTACTTTGTGATTCTGCTCGTCTGCCTCATCCCCCTCATCGTGGGTTTGTTGCGCGGACGGCGGCACCGCAACTACGAAACGTTGGTCAGTCTCGTGTTCATCGTCCTCATGTTCGCTGGGGACAAGTGGCACGAAGGGGTCGCCCTGGTGGTCTACGTCATTTGGCAGCTCGCGCTAGTCACGGGTTACGCCCATTACCGCAAGAATAACAACGCCTATTGGGTGTACCTCACGAGTCTGCTGGCGGTCATCTTGCCACTGGCGATTGTCAAAATCACCCCGGTCTTTAGCGTCCACCCCAGCATCCTCGGCTTCCTCGGGATTTCGTACCTGAGTTTCAAGGCCATCCAGACGCTGATGGAGCTGCGCGACGGCACAATCAAGGCCATCGACCCGCTCTACTTCCTGCGTTTCTTGCTCTTCCTGCCAACCATCAGTAGTGGTCCAATCGACCGCTACCGGCGTTTTGCCAAGGACTACAACAACGTGCCAACGCAAGATGAATACCTCGAGATGCTGCGCAAGGGTGTGCGGTACCTCTTCCAAGGCTTCCTGTACAAGTTCATTATCGGCTACTACCTCGGCACCGTCTGGATGCCCCGCGTCGCGCACGTCGCGTTGATGCAGCGTTCAGCTTCTGGCGGCACTGGCATTACGCTGGCGCTGGTCGCTTACATGTACATCTATAGCCTCTACTTGTTCTTCGACTTTGCCGGCTACTCACTCTTCGCCGTCGCGATTTCCCAGTTTATGGGCATCAACACCCCGATGAACTTTAACCAGCCGTTCAAGAGTAAGAACATCAAGGACTTCTGGAATCGCTGGCACATGTCCCTGTCGTTCTGGTTCCGCGACTTTGTCTTCATGCGCGTCACCTTCTTTATCATGAAGCATCGCTGGTTCAAGAACCGCGTCCGCATCGCGCAGACCGCCTACCTGATCAACTTCCTGGTCATGGGCTTCTGGCACGGGGTCACCTGGTACTACATCGTCTACGGGCTGTTCCATGCCTGCGCGATTATTATCAACGACATGTGGCTACGCTGGAAAAAGGGCAAGAACTTGCCGAGCAACCGTTGGGCCAACGCACTCGCCATCTTCGTCACGTTCAACGTGGTCTGCTTCAGCTTCCTGATTTTCTCAGGCTTCCTGAACACCATGTGGTTCACACACGCAATTCGTTAA
- the dltA gene encoding D-alanine--poly(phosphoribitol) ligase subunit DltA, translating into MNNNIITKIDAIATAHPDLPAYEYLDQTFSYGELKAASDAIADAIIAKHLDRTKPIMIYADQQFATIAAFLGTVKAGHAYIPVDTHSPNERLTMIDDIAKPALTIANAPLTVQLSTPVINQDELTAILAHADQASAPTVAPVHGDENFYIIFTSGTTGQPKGVQISHDNLRSFTDWMTTFGLPDHPRSLVQAPYSFDLSVMSLYPTLLAGGTLVVLPKDKTANLAAMFQLLPTLNLDVWVSTPSFMAMCMLDANFDAAHYTRLKQIFFCGEELTNQLASKILDRFPDVELYNTYGPTEATVAVTAVRITPALLDKYPRLPIGYSKSDTEMTVIDAHGDNGEGELLIAGPSVSKGYINRPEKTASVFNADGQPNSYRSGDLGTIDADGLVFYHGRTDFQIKMNGYRIELEEVNHFLNGSSYIKQGVAIPRYNKDHKVTQLIAYVVPGEQVALSGNDLTRAIKDELGGAMMDYMIPQRFVYREQLPLTQNDKVAIKMLISEVNNNA; encoded by the coding sequence ATGAACAACAACATCATCACAAAAATTGACGCCATTGCAACGGCACACCCAGACTTGCCGGCATACGAGTACCTCGACCAGACTTTTAGTTATGGTGAGCTCAAGGCTGCATCCGACGCGATTGCCGATGCCATTATTGCCAAACACCTCGACCGCACCAAGCCCATCATGATCTACGCCGACCAGCAGTTTGCGACCATCGCCGCATTCCTCGGCACCGTCAAGGCCGGCCACGCATACATCCCCGTCGACACGCACTCACCTAACGAGCGCCTGACGATGATTGACGATATCGCCAAGCCTGCCTTGACCATTGCCAACGCGCCGCTAACCGTGCAGCTCAGTACCCCAGTTATCAACCAGGATGAGCTGACTGCTATTCTCGCGCACGCTGACCAGGCGAGCGCCCCAACCGTGGCGCCCGTCCACGGCGACGAGAACTTCTACATCATCTTCACGTCTGGCACGACGGGACAACCTAAGGGCGTTCAGATTAGCCACGACAACCTGCGCAGCTTCACCGATTGGATGACCACCTTTGGCCTACCCGATCACCCCCGCAGCCTCGTCCAGGCCCCCTATTCCTTTGACCTGTCCGTCATGAGCCTGTACCCAACGCTCCTGGCTGGTGGCACTCTGGTGGTTCTGCCTAAGGATAAGACGGCCAACCTCGCCGCGATGTTCCAGCTCCTGCCAACGCTCAACCTGGATGTGTGGGTCTCCACCCCATCCTTCATGGCGATGTGCATGTTAGACGCCAACTTTGACGCGGCCCACTACACCCGCCTCAAGCAGATTTTCTTCTGCGGCGAAGAGCTGACCAATCAGCTGGCAAGCAAGATTCTCGACCGCTTCCCTGACGTTGAGCTGTACAACACGTATGGCCCGACCGAAGCCACGGTCGCCGTCACCGCGGTCCGCATCACGCCAGCATTGCTGGACAAGTACCCACGCCTGCCAATCGGTTACAGCAAGTCCGATACCGAGATGACTGTCATCGATGCACATGGCGACAACGGCGAGGGCGAACTCCTCATCGCTGGGCCATCCGTGTCCAAGGGCTATATCAACCGCCCCGAAAAGACGGCCAGCGTATTCAACGCTGATGGCCAGCCCAACAGTTACCGCTCCGGCGACTTGGGCACCATCGACGCAGACGGCCTGGTCTTCTACCACGGCCGCACCGACTTTCAGATTAAGATGAACGGCTACCGCATTGAGCTCGAAGAAGTGAACCATTTTCTGAACGGCTCCAGCTACATCAAGCAGGGCGTTGCGATTCCGCGTTACAACAAGGATCACAAGGTCACGCAACTCATTGCCTACGTTGTGCCTGGCGAACAAGTTGCGCTGTCCGGCAACGATCTGACCCGCGCCATCAAAGATGAACTGGGCGGCGCCATGATGGACTACATGATTCCCCAGCGTTTTGTTTACCGCGAACAGTTGCCACTGACGCAAAACGACAAGGTGGCCATCAAAATGCTGATAAGCGAGGTCAACAATAATGCCTAG
- a CDS encoding teichoic acid D-Ala incorporation-associated protein DltX — MRKLLNDHPGLSFALKTVCYAAIILFLIYLYSYRGVAGAHFIYNEF, encoded by the coding sequence ATGCGTAAGCTTTTGAACGACCATCCGGGGCTGTCATTTGCACTCAAGACAGTCTGTTACGCGGCCATCATTTTGTTTCTGATTTACCTTTACAGCTACCGTGGTGTAGCTGGCGCACACTTCATTTACAACGAATTTTAG
- a CDS encoding sensor histidine kinase, whose product MPKVKHHEGIRRNSSAGRITQAYVTLLTVIMIVMALATMTVVGVHLVHNKREDATQMMTVLKKSFSNYKPDWDYWRDTAPINVHSTFVRVSVTHKSGDSVYFYSHNAKKFLRNNWNQWPLLKNIQYQPDHGLYYHISDRAEYQGPLSIRYEVWMSLNNVIQLFKIIMSVIIMVTIAGLFIGSWLIGLVAKRLNVPLVSLTEASKQVTRRNHAPYTDGLPVPEGPLEVHDLAVEFNKLLDSLNRQLERDHQFVSDASHELRTPLAAIRGHIELLQRHSLDHPEIVPTSLATISDESRKMQALIESLLQLSRMDQAELELSPFNLTELAATVAQRYQEQLHQNLVMTGDGNPIMAIGNPDSVEQILLALLANAGKYSPADSTITVNVRVSAGHAKVSVLDQGSGISDADKEKIFARFYRVDESRSKKIPGTGLGLAIVTRLAGLNNGTVTVRDNQPQGSIFTLSLELDQQPETTA is encoded by the coding sequence ATGCCTAAAGTGAAGCATCACGAAGGAATCCGCCGCAACTCCAGTGCCGGCCGGATTACCCAGGCCTATGTCACGTTGCTCACCGTCATCATGATTGTGATGGCACTCGCGACGATGACGGTTGTCGGCGTTCACCTCGTGCACAACAAGCGCGAGGACGCTACGCAAATGATGACCGTGCTCAAAAAGTCCTTTTCTAACTACAAACCGGACTGGGATTATTGGCGCGACACGGCACCCATTAACGTGCACAGCACCTTTGTCCGCGTCTCGGTCACACATAAATCTGGCGACTCCGTTTATTTCTACTCCCACAATGCAAAAAAGTTCCTGCGCAACAACTGGAACCAGTGGCCGTTACTCAAGAACATCCAGTATCAACCTGACCATGGGCTCTACTACCATATCTCAGACCGGGCTGAGTATCAGGGTCCCCTGTCGATTCGCTACGAGGTTTGGATGAGTCTGAACAACGTCATCCAACTGTTCAAAATCATCATGAGCGTCATTATCATGGTCACGATTGCCGGCCTCTTCATCGGGTCCTGGCTCATCGGGCTGGTGGCCAAGCGTCTGAACGTCCCACTGGTCAGCCTCACAGAAGCCAGCAAGCAGGTCACGCGGCGCAACCACGCGCCTTATACCGATGGCCTACCCGTGCCGGAAGGGCCTCTGGAAGTCCACGACCTGGCCGTGGAGTTTAACAAGCTCCTAGATTCCTTAAACCGCCAACTCGAGCGCGACCATCAGTTTGTGTCTGACGCCTCGCACGAGTTGCGCACACCACTGGCCGCCATTCGTGGTCACATCGAGCTGCTGCAACGGCACAGCCTCGATCATCCCGAAATTGTGCCGACCTCGCTGGCGACCATCAGCGACGAGTCGCGCAAGATGCAGGCACTGATTGAGAGTCTCCTGCAACTCTCCCGCATGGACCAGGCCGAGCTAGAGCTATCACCGTTCAACCTGACCGAGCTCGCCGCGACTGTCGCGCAGCGTTACCAGGAGCAGCTCCACCAAAACCTGGTGATGACGGGCGACGGTAACCCCATCATGGCCATCGGAAACCCCGATAGCGTCGAACAGATTCTGCTCGCACTTCTCGCAAATGCCGGTAAATATTCGCCAGCAGACAGTACGATTACCGTCAACGTCCGCGTGAGTGCTGGACATGCCAAAGTGTCCGTGCTGGATCAAGGATCTGGCATCAGCGACGCCGACAAGGAGAAAATCTTCGCCCGCTTTTACCGGGTCGATGAATCCCGCAGCAAGAAAATTCCCGGCACCGGTCTGGGCCTAGCCATCGTAACCCGACTTGCCGGCCTCAACAACGGCACGGTTACCGTGCGTGACAACCAGCCACAGGGCAGTATCTTCACGCTCAGCTTGGAACTAGATCAACAGCCGGAGACCACGGCTTAA
- a CDS encoding response regulator transcription factor encodes MGKTLLLVEDEEGMRSYLTSELQFEDYTVLTATTGTEALAQYQAHKDALDLIILDWMLPELDGLEVMRRIRRHDDIPIIMMTARDYVGDKVAGLDNGADDYITKPFEIEEFLARLRVIMRRKDRGGRSPKSLQVGDLKLDLKSRQIQHGTIDDQLTQRECDLLQMLMTHAGQTLSREELLNSVWGTDYAGQTNIVDVYIRYLRGKLDETGHESIIRTVRGVGYVLEDPHHA; translated from the coding sequence TTGGGTAAAACATTGTTACTAGTTGAAGACGAGGAGGGCATGCGCAGCTACCTGACCTCTGAACTTCAGTTTGAAGACTACACGGTCCTGACGGCAACCACCGGGACTGAGGCGCTGGCGCAATACCAGGCGCACAAAGACGCGCTCGACCTCATCATCCTGGACTGGATGCTCCCTGAGCTCGACGGTCTAGAAGTCATGCGCCGGATTCGCCGCCACGACGACATCCCCATCATCATGATGACCGCCCGCGATTACGTCGGGGACAAGGTCGCCGGCCTGGACAACGGTGCGGATGACTATATCACCAAGCCGTTTGAAATTGAGGAATTCCTCGCCCGACTGCGCGTCATCATGCGCAGAAAGGACCGCGGCGGTCGCAGCCCGAAAAGTCTCCAGGTTGGCGACCTCAAGCTCGACCTTAAATCGCGTCAAATTCAGCACGGGACAATTGACGATCAGCTGACCCAGCGTGAATGCGACTTGCTACAAATGCTGATGACCCACGCCGGGCAAACCTTATCACGGGAAGAACTGCTGAACAGTGTCTGGGGCACAGACTACGCTGGCCAAACAAATATCGTCGACGTGTACATCCGTTACCTGCGCGGCAAGCTCGACGAGACGGGCCACGAATCGATTATCCGCACAGTTCGCGGTGTTGGTTACGTGCTGGAGGATCCACATCATGCCTAA
- the cls gene encoding cardiolipin synthase translates to MLQLALNNINHIIQLIVVINAFFAVIVVFHRQRNIAATWAWLLVLVLLPAVGFILYMFTGRGMSHDKLFEMGKADRIGIKEMIDEQRKSLPHLEHTAVDAITKDRQQTVELFRRLDRAPLIRRNDVTIITDGEEKFKMLLGDIAKAQHSIHIEYYTIYPDNIGTKLRDALTERAKAGVEVRVVYDAFGSHGISKKFWRTLTNAGGEAIPFITSTNVIARFRLNYHDHRKIVVIDGKIGYTGGFNVGDQYLGRSKKFGYWRDTHLKIIGHGVQLLQARFMMDWNASTPKPQKLAWSPVYFPAPDEAESGSTSMQVVTSGPDSDTEQIKLGYIKLISDARKRVWIQSPYLVPDDSMLTALRMAAQSGVDVRIMIPHMPDHPFIYRATQYYAHLLHDYGVKIYVYQNGFIHAKTMLVDDDLSSVGSANQDFRSYGLNFEVNTFMYDSKVTEELAKIYTEDMDNSLLLDNETIKSWSLWLRFKQRFSRLLSPVL, encoded by the coding sequence ATGCTGCAACTCGCACTAAATAATATCAACCACATCATCCAGCTCATCGTCGTCATCAACGCGTTCTTCGCTGTCATCGTGGTATTCCACCGGCAGCGCAACATCGCGGCGACCTGGGCCTGGCTGCTCGTGCTGGTACTCTTACCAGCAGTCGGTTTCATCCTATATATGTTCACCGGTCGCGGCATGTCGCACGACAAGCTCTTTGAAATGGGCAAAGCGGACCGTATCGGGATTAAGGAAATGATTGACGAGCAGCGCAAGAGCCTGCCCCACCTTGAACACACCGCGGTCGACGCCATCACGAAGGACCGCCAGCAGACCGTCGAGTTATTCCGGCGGCTGGACCGCGCCCCACTGATTCGCCGCAACGATGTCACCATCATCACGGACGGCGAGGAAAAGTTTAAGATGCTGCTGGGCGATATTGCCAAGGCACAGCACAGCATCCACATTGAGTACTACACGATTTACCCCGACAACATCGGGACCAAACTGCGTGATGCGTTGACCGAACGGGCCAAAGCTGGCGTGGAAGTGCGTGTCGTCTACGATGCGTTTGGCTCCCACGGCATCAGCAAAAAGTTCTGGCGCACGCTCACTAACGCGGGTGGCGAGGCCATCCCGTTCATCACCAGCACCAACGTCATTGCGCGTTTCCGCTTGAACTACCATGATCACCGCAAGATCGTCGTGATTGACGGCAAGATTGGCTACACCGGTGGCTTTAACGTCGGCGACCAGTACCTGGGTCGAAGCAAGAAGTTTGGCTACTGGCGCGATACGCACCTGAAGATTATTGGCCATGGTGTGCAGTTGTTGCAGGCTCGCTTCATGATGGACTGGAACGCCTCGACGCCGAAGCCGCAAAAGCTGGCTTGGAGCCCCGTTTACTTTCCAGCACCCGATGAAGCCGAGAGCGGCAGTACCTCGATGCAGGTGGTGACGAGCGGCCCTGATTCTGATACTGAACAGATTAAGCTCGGTTACATCAAGCTCATCAGCGATGCCCGCAAGCGCGTCTGGATCCAGTCGCCTTATCTCGTGCCAGATGACTCGATGTTGACGGCGCTGCGGATGGCGGCACAGTCCGGTGTGGACGTGCGCATCATGATTCCGCACATGCCAGACCACCCCTTCATTTACCGGGCAACGCAGTATTACGCGCACCTGCTTCACGATTATGGTGTGAAAATTTACGTGTACCAAAACGGCTTTATTCATGCCAAGACGATGCTCGTGGACGACGATTTATCCTCAGTCGGTAGTGCTAATCAAGACTTCCGGTCATACGGACTAAACTTCGAAGTGAACACCTTTATGTACGATAGCAAGGTCACCGAGGAGCTCGCCAAGATTTACACTGAAGACATGGACAACAGTTTGCTACTAGACAACGAGACCATTAAATCATGGTCGCTGTGGTTACGGTTCAAGCAGCGGTTTAGCAGGTTGCTGTCACCGGTGCTGTGA
- a CDS encoding TetR/AcrR family transcriptional regulator — translation MPTEATDAIIERALISVLETKPFEKITIDDIARAAEIDRSTFYRYFHSKYEALSSSFPVLINAEMFQQLDAMHPSSRLETVVNWVAEHRRLMKNLLIENQQYSSFTELVRVVSSILNDFNDSAPENYKSSPLVLLVTEAPNRKRIIRLAATMLVSVLTDYISHDASMTADDVMIDIRYLFHRLGLEDETSEDDNAATRTK, via the coding sequence ATGCCCACTGAAGCAACTGATGCGATTATCGAACGCGCCCTTATCTCTGTACTCGAAACCAAACCATTTGAAAAAATCACCATCGACGACATTGCACGCGCTGCTGAAATTGATCGCAGCACTTTTTACCGTTATTTTCACAGCAAATATGAGGCACTTTCCTCGAGCTTTCCAGTTTTGATCAACGCTGAAATGTTCCAGCAACTCGATGCCATGCACCCGAGCTCCCGCCTCGAAACTGTCGTCAACTGGGTCGCAGAGCACCGGCGTTTAATGAAGAACCTGCTAATTGAAAACCAGCAGTACAGTTCCTTCACCGAACTGGTGCGCGTTGTTTCAAGCATTCTGAATGACTTCAACGATAGTGCCCCAGAGAACTACAAGAGTAGCCCCCTCGTGCTACTGGTCACTGAGGCCCCAAATCGCAAGCGGATCATTCGTTTAGCTGCCACGATGCTCGTGTCCGTTCTCACGGACTACATCAGCCACGATGCCAGCATGACCGCCGACGACGTCATGATTGATATTCGCTACCTGTTCCACCGGCTGGGTTTGGAAGACGAAACCTCGGAGGACGATAATGCTGCAACTCGCACTAAATAA